From the Brassica napus cultivar Da-Ae chromosome A8, Da-Ae, whole genome shotgun sequence genome, one window contains:
- the LOC106361027 gene encoding 3-ketoacyl-CoA synthase 18 (The RefSeq protein has 2 substitutions compared to this genomic sequence): protein MTSVNVKLLYHYVITNLFNLCFFPLTAIVAGKAYRLTIDDLHHLYYSYLQHNLITIAPLFAFTVFGSVLYIATRPKPVYLVEYSCYLPPTHCRSSISKVMDIFYQVRKADPSRNGTCDDSSWLDFLRKIQERSGLGDETHGPEGLLQVPPRKTFAAAREETEQVIIGALENLFKNTNVNPKDIGILVVNSSMFNPTPSLSAMVVNTFKLRSNVRSFNLGGMGCSAGVIAIDLAKDLLHVHKNTYALVVSTENITYNIYAGDNRSMMVSNCLFRVGGAAILLSNKPGDRRRSKYELVHTVRTHTGADDKSFRCVQQGDDENGKIGVSLSKDITDVAGRTVKKNIATLGPLILPLSEKLLFFVTFMGKKLFKDKIKHYYVPDFKLAIDHFCIHAGGRAVIDVLEKNLALAPIDVEASRSTLHRFGNTSSSSIWYELAYIEAKGRMKKGNKVWQIALGSGFKCNSAVWVALNNVKASTNSPWEHCIDRYPVKIDSDSGKSETRVQNGRS, encoded by the coding sequence ATGACGTCCGTTAACGTAAAGCTCCTTTACCATTACGTCATAACCAACCTTTTCAACCTTTGCTTCTTTCCGTTAACGGCGATCGTCGCCGGAAAAGCCTATCGGCTTACCATAGACGATCTTCACCACTTATACTATTCCTATCTCCAACACAACCTCATAACCATCGCTCCACTCTTTGCCTTCAccgttttcggttcggttctctACATCGCAACCCGGCCCAAACCGGTTTACCTCGTTGAGTACTCATGCTACCTTCCACCAACGCATTGTAGATCAAGTATCTCCAAGGTCATGGATATCTTTTATCAAGTAAGAAAAGCTGATCCTTCTCGGAACGGCACGTGCGATGACTCGTCGTGGCTTGACTTCTTGAGGAAGATTCAAGAACGTTCAGGTCTAGGCGATGAAACTCACGGGCCCGAGGGGCTGCTTCAGGTCCCTCCCCGGAAGACTTTTGCGGCGGCGCGTGAAGAGACGGAGCAAGTTATCATTGGTGCGCTAGAAAATCTATTCAAGAACACCAACGTTAGCCCTAAAGATATAGGTATACTTGTGGTGAACTCAAGCATGTTTAATCCAACTCCGTCGCTCTCCGCAATGGTCGTTAACACTTTCAAGCTCCGAAGCAACGTAAGAAGCTTTAACCTTGGTGGCATGGGTTGTAGTGCCGGCGTTATAGCCATTGATCTAGCAAAGGACTTGTTGCATGTCCATAAAAATACGTATGCCCTTGTGGTGAGCACAGAGAACATCACTTATAACATTTACGCTGGTGATAATAGGTCCATGATGGTTTCAAATTGCTTGTTCCGTGTTGGTGGGGCCGCTATTTTGCTCTCCAACAAGCCTGGAGATCGTAGACGGTCCAAGTACGAGCTAGTTCACACGGTTCGAACGCATACCGGAGCTGACGACAAGTCTTTTCGTTGCGTGCAACAAGGAGACGATGAGAACGGCAAAACCGGAGTGAGTTTGTCCAAGGACATAACCGATGTTGCTGGTCGAACGGTTAAGAAAAACATAGCAACGTTGGGTCCGTTGATTCTTCCGTTAAGCGAGAAACTTCTTTTTTTCGTTACCTTCATGGGCAAGAAACTTTTCAAAGATAAAATCAAACATTACTACGTCCCGGATTTCAAACTTGCTATTGACCATTTTTGTATACATGCCGGAGGCAGAGCCGTGATTGATGTGCTAGAGAAGAACCTAGCCCTAGCACCGATCGATGTAGAGGCATCAAGATCAACGTTACATAGATTTGGAAACACTTCATCTAGCTCAATATGGTATGAGTTGGCATACATAGAAGCAAAAGGAAGGATGAAGAAAGGTAATAAAGTTTGGCAGATTGCTTTAGGGTCAGGCTTTAAGTGTAACAGTGCAGTTTGGGTGGCTCTAAACAATGTCAAAGCTTCGACAAATAGTCCTTGGGAACACTGCATCGACAGATACCCGGTCAAAATTGATTCTGATTCAGGTAAGTCAGAGACTCGTGTCCAAAACGGTCGGTCCTAA
- the LOC106358934 gene encoding 3-ketoacyl-CoA synthase 17-like, which yields MDDNVQIRKNVKLCYHYLITHFLKLLLVASLTVLVMNISRLSLNHLAFIFLVAVLGTTLFFMSRPRSVYLVDYSCYLPPSSLQFTYEKFMKHSILTNIFNESSLEFQSKILKRSGLGDETYLPEAIHYVPPRPTMAAAREEAELVVFGALDSLFENTKVNLKEISVLVVNCSLFNPTPSLSAMIVNKYKLRENVKSFNLGGMGCSAGVIAVDLANDMLQLYRNTYALVVSTENITQNWYFGNKKAMLIPNCLFRIGGSAVLLSNKSCDRKRSKYKLVHTVRTHKGSDEKAFNCVYQEQDETLKTGVSLSKDLMSIAGEALKTNITTLGPLVLPMSEQILFFATYLVNKLFNAKKKMKPYMPDFKLAFDHFCIHAGGRAVIDELEKSLRLLPKHVEASRMTLHRFGNTSSSSIWYELAYTEAKGRMRKGNRVWQIAFGSGFKCNSAVWVALRDVEPSVKNPWEHCIHRYPVKIDL from the coding sequence ATGGACGACAACGTACAGATCCGTAAGAACGTCAAGCTATGTTATCATTACCTCATCACTCACTTTTTAAAGCTCTTACTTGTCGCTTCGCTGACGGTTCTGGTCATGAACATCTCCCGGTTAAGCCTAAACCACCTTGCATTCATTTTCCTCGTAGCCGTTCTCGGAACCACTCTCTTCTTCATGTCCCGACCAAGATCAGTTTACCTTGTTGATTACTCCTGCTACCTCCCTCCGTCGAGTCTCCAATTTACCTACGAAAAATTCATGAAACATTCTATACTGACTAACATTTTCAACGAATCATCTCTCGAGTTTCAGAGCAAGATCCTAAAACGATCAGGTCTCGGCGACGAGACTTACCTACCTGAGGCTATCCACTACGTCCCTCCGCGTCCCACTATGGCCGCGGCACGTGAGGAAGCGGAGCTGGTGGTCTTCGGTGCACTCGACAGTCTCTTCGAGAACACCAAAGTCAACCTTAAGGAGATAAGTGTTCTCGTAGTGAACTGTAGTTTGTTTAACCCAACGCCTTCTTTATCCGCCATGATTGTGAATAAGTATAAGCTTAGAGAGAACGTGAAGAGCTTTAACCTAGGAGGAATGGGATGTAGTGCTGGTGTCATCGCTGTTGATCTAGCTAATGACATGTTACAGTTATATAGAAACACTTACGCTCTTGTGGTTAGCACGGAGAACataactcagaactggtacttTGGTAATAAGAAAGCCATGTTAATACCTAACTGCTTGTTTAGGATTGGTGGATCCGCGGTTCTGCTCTCCAACAAGAGTTGTGATCGTAAACGTTCCAAGTATAAACTTGTTCACACGGTAAGGACTCATAAAGGATCTGATGAGAAAGCATTCAACTGCGTGTATCAAGAACAAGACGAGACTTTGAAAACAGGTGTTTCTTTGTCTAAAGACCTGATGTCTATAGCTGGAGAAGCTCTTAAGACGAATATAACCACTTTGGGTCCTCTCGTTCTTCCCATGAGCGAGCAGATTCTCTTCTTTGCGACTTATCTTGTGAATAAACTGTTTAATgctaagaagaagatgaagcctTACATGCCGGATTTCAAGCTTGCGTTTGATCATTTCTGTATACACGCGGGAGGTAGAGCGGTGATCGACGAGCTGGAGAAGAGTTTAAGGCTTTTGCCGAAACATGTGGAAGCGTCGAGAATGACGTTGCATAGATTTGGTAACACTTCATCGAGTTCTATATGGTATGAGTTGGCTTATACGGAAGCTAAAGGAAGAATGAGGAAAGGGAACCGGGTTTGGCAGATTGCTTTTGGAAGCGGGTTTAAGTGTAACAGCGCGGTTTGGGTGGCTCTTAGGGATGTCGAGCCATCGGTTAAGAATCCTTGGGAACATTGCATCCATAGATATCCTGTTAAGATAGATCTCTGA
- the LOC106361028 gene encoding cyclase-associated protein 1-like, whose product MEESLIKRLEAAVTRLEGGGGGVTLSRGGDFSSGANVAAASDPSILAYDDLISQCVGRILTAAEKIGGPVLDVTKIVAEAFAAQKELLVRIKQTQKPDMAGLAGFLKPLNDVTMKADAMTQGKRNDYFNHLKAASDSLSALAWIAFTGKDCGMSMPIAHVEESWQMAEFYSNKVLVEYRNKDADHVEWAKALKELYLPGLRDYVKSHYALGPVWNAAGKPVSAPAKGPPGAPAPPPAPSAPLFSSESSKPSSSSNQKQGMSAVFQQLSSGSVTSGLKKVTDDMKTKNRSDRSGAVSAVEKETRTTTKPAVSKTGPPKMELQMGRKWAVENQIGKKDLVISECDSKQSVYVFGCKDSVLQIQGKVNNITIDKCTKMGVVFTDVVAAFEIVNCTNVEVQCQGSAPTVSVDNTTGCQLYLNKDSLETAITTAKSSEINVMVPGASPDGDWVEHALPQQYNHMFTEGKFETTPVSHSGA is encoded by the exons ATGGAGGAGAGTTTGATCAAGCGCCTCGAAGCTGCGGTTACGAGGCtcgaaggaggaggaggaggagttaCTCTTTCCCGCGGAGGAGATTTCTCTTCCGGCGCCAATGTCGCCGCGGCCTCTGATCCATCGATTCTGGCTTACGACGATCTGATTTCGCAATGCGTCGGCAGGATTCTCACCGCGGCTGAGAAGATCGGCGGACCTGTTCTCGACGTGACGAAGATCGTCGCCGAAGCCTTCGCCGCGCAGAAGGAGCTGCTTGTTCGCATCAAGCAAACTCAG AAGCCTGACATGGCTGGATTAGCTGGATTTCTCAAGCCGTTGAATGATGTTACGATGAAAGCTGACGCTATGACTCAAGGAAAGAGGAATGATTACTTCAATCACCTTAAGGCTGCTTCTGATAGTTTATCTGCATTGGCTTGGATTGCTTTCACCGGGAAAGATTGTG GTATGAGTATGCCAATAGCTCATGTGGAAGAAAGTTGGCAGATGGCTGAGTTCTATAGCAACAAG GTTTTGGTGGAGTACCGTAACAAAGACGCTGATCATGTGGAGTGGGCTAAGGCCTTGAAAGAGCTTTACTTACCTGGTTTAAGGGATTATGTTAAAAGTCATTACGCCTTGGGACCTGTATGGAATGCGGCAGGGAAGCCTGTTAGTGCTCCTGCAAAGGGTCCACCTGGTGCTCCTGCTCCTCCCCCAGCACCATCTGCACCGCTCTTTAGTTCTGAGTCTTCGAAGCCGTCATCTTCTTCTAACCAGAAGCAAGGGATGTCTGCTGTTTTCCAGCAGCTCAGCTCTGGTTCTGTGACCTCAG GTCTTAAAAAGGTGACGGATGATATGAAGACAAAGAACCGTTCTGATAGATCTGGAGCAGTGAGTGCCGTTGAGAAGGAAACTCGTACCACCACTAAACCAGCCGTTTCGAAAACTGGACCACCGAAAATGGAACTTCAAATGGGTCGCAA GTGGGCTGTTGAGAACCAAATTGGGAAGAAGGACTTGGTTATCAGCGAGTGTGATTCCAAACAGTCTGTGTATGTATTTGGTTGCAAAGATTCTGTCTTGCAGATACAAG GAAAAGTCAATAACATCACCATTGACAAATGCACCAAAATGGGTGTTGTCTTCACG GATGTTGTTGCTGCATTTGAGATTGTGAACTGCACAAACGTTGAAGTACAATGCCAG GGTTCAGCTCCCACAGTCTCTGTGGACAACACAACTGGCTGTCAGTTATACCTAAACAAAGACTCATTGGAGACAGCTATTACAACAGCTAAGTCGAGTGAGATAAATGTAATGGTCCCTGGTGCTTCCCCTGATGGAGATTGG GTGGAACATGCACTGCCTCAACAGTACAACCATATGTTCACTGAAGGGAAGTTCGAGACAACGCCGGTCTCTCACTCAGGTGCCTAA
- the LOC106361031 gene encoding guanine nucleotide-binding protein subunit beta: protein MSVSELKERHAVATDTVNNLRDKLIQRRLQLLDTDVAKYTAGQGRSPVKFGATDLVCCRTLQGHTGKVHSLDWTPESNRIVSASQDGRLIVWNALTSQKTHAIKLPCAWVMTCAFSPNGQTVACGGLLESVCSIFSLSSTADKDGTVPVSRMLSGHKGYVSCCRYVPNEDAHLITGSGDQTCVLWDVTTGLKTSVFGGEFQSGHTADVLSVSISESNPTRFISGSCDTTARLWDTRDASRAVGTFHGHKGDVNTVKFFPDGHRFGTGSEDGTCRLYDIRTGHQLQVYQPQCDGENLPVTSITFSASGRLLFAGYANNNTCYVWDTVLGEVVLDLGQLQDSHKNRISCLGMSADGSALCTGSWDSNLKIWAFGGHRRVI, encoded by the exons ATGTCTGTCTCCGAGCTCAAAGAGCGCCACGCCGTCGCAACAGATACCGTTAATAACCTCCGTGACAAACTTATACAGAGACGCCTCCAGCTACTCGACACCGATG TGGCCAAGTACACGGCGGGGCAAGGTCGTTCTCCGGTGAAATTCGGAGCGACGGATCTAGTTTGTTGCCGTACTCTTCAAGGACACACGGGGAag GTTCATTCATTAGACTGGACACCGGAGAGTAACCGGATCGTGAGTGCATCTCAAGACGGTAGATTAATAGTATGGAACGCTCTAACGAGTCAGAAAACTCACGCTATAAAACTCCCTTGTGCATGGGTTATGACATGTGCCTTCTCTCCGAATGGTCAGACTGTTGCGTGTGGTGGGTTGTTGGAGAGTGTTTGTTCTATCTTCAGTCTTAGCTCGACCGCTGACAAGGACGGAACTGTGCCGGTTTCGAGAATGCTAAGTGGTCACAAGGGGTATGTTTCGTGCTGTCGGTATGTCCCAAATGAGGATGCTCATCTGATTACCGGTTCAGGTGATCAGACATGCGTCTTGTGGGATGTTACTACTGGTCTTAAAACTTCTGTTTTTGGCGGCGAGTTTCAGTCTGGACATACTGCTGATGTACTAAG TGTATCAATCAGTGAATCAAACCCAACTCGGTTCATATCTGGTTCATGTGATACCACTGCACGCTTGTGGGACACTCGCGATGCAAGCAGAGCAGTGGGGACGTTTCATGGGCACAAGGGAGATGTGAATACTGTCAAGTTCTTTCCGGATGGGCATAGATTTGGGACTGGATCAGAAGATGGAACGTGCAGGTTGTATGACATTAGGACTGGTCATCAACTCCAGGTGTACCAGCCACAATGTGATGGTGAGAACCTTCCTGTGACCTCCATCACATTCTCTGCCTCGGGGAGGCTTCTTTTCGCTGGCTACGCTAATAACAACACCTGCTACGTTTGGGATACTGTCTTGGGAGAG GTTGTATTGGATTTGGGGCAGCTTCAGGATTCACATAAGAATCGGATAAGCTGTTTGGGGATGTCAGCAGATGGAAGTGCCTTGTGTACAGGAAGTTGGGATTCAAATCTTAAG ATATGGGCGTTTGGAGGGCACAGGAGAGTGATATGA
- the LOC106361029 gene encoding coatomer subunit gamma: MAQPFVKKDDDHDDEMEYSPFMGIEKGAVLQEARVFNDAQVDPRRCSQVITKLLYLLNQGESFTKVEATEVFFSVTKLFQSKDTGLRRMVYLIIKELSPSSDEVIIVTSSLMKDMNSKIDMYRANAIRVLCRIIDGTLLTQIERYLKQAIVDKNPVVSSAALVSGLHLLRTNPEIVKRWSNEVQEGVQSRSALVQFHALALLHQIRQNDRLAVSKLVGSLTRGSVRSPLAQCLLIRYTSQVIRDMSNHGQSGERPFYEFLESCLRHKAEMVILEAARAITELDGVTSRELTPAITVLQLFLSSPKPVLRFAAVRTLNKVSMTHPMAVTNCNIDMESLISDQNRSIATLAITTLLKTGNESSVERLMKQITNFMSDIADEFKIVVVDAIRSLCVKFPLKYRSLMTFLSNILREEGGFEYKRAIVDSIVTIIRDIPDAKEGGLLHLCEFIEDCEFTYLSTQILHFLGIEGPKTSDPSKYIRYIYNRVHLENATVRAAAVSTLAKFGFMVDSLKPRITVLLKRCIYDSDDEVRDRATLFLSVLGGDGTLDADKDSKEFLFGSLEVPLANMETSLKNYDPSEEAFDINSVPKEVKSQPLAEKKAQGKKPTGLGAPPAAPASGFEGYERLLSSIPEFASFGKLFKSSSPVELTEAETEYAVNVVKHIFDNHVVFQYNCTNTIPEQLLERVNVIVDASEAEEFSEITSKALNSLPYDSPGQAFVAFEKPAGVPAVGKFSNTLTFVVKEVDPSTGEAEDDGVEDEYQLEDLEVVSADYILKVSVSNFRNAWESMNEEDEHVDEYGLGQRESLGEAIKAVIDLLGMQPCEGTETVPSNARSHTCLLSGVYIGNVKVLVRAQFGMDSSKEIAMKLAVRAEDVSVAEAIHEIVANG; the protein is encoded by the exons ATGGCGCAACCTTTCGTTAAGAAAGACGACGATCACGACGATGAGA TGGAGTATTCACCATTCATGGGAATAGAGAAGGGAGCTGTTCTTCAAGAAGCGAGAGTCTTTAATGACGCTCAGGTTGATCCTAGAAGATGCTCCCAGGTCATCACCAAGCTCCTTTATTTGCTTAACCAAGGAGAGTCTTTCACCAAG GTTGAAGCAACGGAAGTGTTCTTTTCAGTTACAAAGCTTTTCCAATCAAAAGACACTGGGTTGAGGAGAATGGTCTACTTGATCATTAAGGAGTTATCTCCATCTTCTGATGAG GTTATTATCGTAACGAGCTCACTTATGAAGGACATGAACAGTAAGATTGATATGTACCGAGCTAATGCCATCCGTGTCCTCTGCCGGATTATTGACGGCACCCTTCTCACTCAGATTGAGCGGTACTTGAAGCAAGCTATTGTGGATAAGAATCCCGTTGTTTCAAGTGCTGCTTTAGTCAGTGGGCTTCACTTGCTAAGG ACAAACCCTGAAATTGTTAAAAGATGGAGCAATGAGGTTCAAGAAGGTGTTCAATCCAGATCAGCCCTCGTTCAGTTTCATGCCCTGGCTTTGCTCCATCAG ATACGCCAAAATGATCGCTTGGCTGTTAGCAAGTTGGTCGGTAGCTTGACCAGGGGATCTGTTCGTTCTCCATTGGCTCAGTGTCTTTTGATACGCTACACCAGTCAG GTTATCCGTGACATGTCCAACCATGGTCAATCTGGAGAACGTCCGTTCTATGAGTTTCTGGAGAGTTGTCTGCGCCATAAGGCAGAAATGGTGATACTTGAGGCTGCCAGGGCGATCACTGAGCTTGATGGTGTGACAAGCCGAGAATTGACTCCAGCAATCACTGTTCTCCAGCTCTTTTTGAGTTCCCCCAAACCAGTGTTGAGATTTGCTGCTGTCCGAACTCTGAACAAG GTTTCAATGACTCATCCTATGGCTGTCACCAACTGCAACATTGATATGGAGAGTTTAATTTCTGACCAGAACAGAAGCATTGCTACACTCGCAATCACCACTCTCCTGAAAACAGGGAACGAATCAAGTGTAGAACGCTTGATGAAGCAGATAACTAATTTTATGTCAGATATTGCTGATGAGTTCAAAATTGTGGTCGTGGACGCAATAAGATCATTGTGTGTGAAATTTCCTCTCAAGTACAGATCCCT GATGACCTTCTTAAGCAACATTCTTAGGGAAGAAGGTGGATTTGAGTATAAAAGAGCAATAGTAGATTCTATTGTGACCATTATCAGAGATATCCCTGATGCCAAGGAAGGTGGATTGCTTCATCTTTGTGAATTCATTGAAGATTGTGAGTTCACATATCTTTCAACACAG ATCCTTCATTTTCTGGGAATCGAAGGGCCCAAAACCTCAGATCCAAGCAAATATATACGATATATTTATAATCGTGTGCATCTGGAAAATGCCACTGTCCGGGCTGCTGCTGTTTCGACACTAGCAaagtttgggtttatggttgATTCCTTGAAG CCCAGGATTACCGTTCTGCTGAAGCGCTGCATCTATGACAGTGATGATGAG GTACGTGATAGAGCAACACTATTTTTGAGCGTCCTTGGTGGTGACGGTACTCTTGACGCTGATAAAGATAGCAAGGAGTTTCTGTTTGGTTCCTTGGAGGTTCCTCTGGCCAACATGGAAACTAGTCTGAAGAATTAT GATCCCTCTGAAGAAGCTTTTGATATCAACTCTGTGCCCAAGGAAGTAAAATCTCAGCCTCTTGCAGAGAAGAAAGCCCAAGGTAAAAAGCCCACGGGTCTCGGTGCGCCACCAGCTGCACCTGCTTCTGGTTTTGAAGGCTATGAAAGACTTCTCTCATCTATCCCAGAGTTTGCGTCCTTTGGAAAACTTTTCAAG TCGTCTTCACCTGTGGAGTTAACTGAAGCGGAAACAGAATACGCCGTCAATGTTGTAAAGCATATCTTTGACAATCATGTGGTGTTTCAGTACAACTGCACTAACACAATACCAGAGCAGTTGTTGGAGAGG GTCAATGTCATAGTAGATGCTTCAGAAGCAGAAGAATTCAGTGAAATAACTTCGAAGGCACTAAACTCACTTCCTTACGATTCGCCTGGTCAAGCCTTTGTTGCTTTTGAGAAGCCAGCAGGTGTCCCCGCTGTTGGAAAGTTTTCCAACACATTGACTTTTGTTGTTAAGGAG GTTGACCCAAGCACAGGAGAAGCAGAGGACGATGgggtggaagatgagtaccagcTGGAGGATCTTGAGGTTGTATCTGCAGATTACATCTTGAAAGTGAGTGTCTCCAATTTCAGGAATGCATGGGAAAGcatgaatgaagaagatgagCACGTAGATGAATATGGCCTGGGGCAAAGAGAGAGTTTGGGAGAAGCTATAAAGGCTGTCATCGATCTTCTTGGCATGCAGCCTTGTGAG GGGACGGAGACAGTTCCGAGCAATGCAAGGTCACACACTTGCTTACTGTCAGGTGTGTACATAGGGAACGTGAAAGTGTTAGTGAGGGCACAGTTTGGGATGGACAGCTCAAAGGAGATTGCTATGAAACTGGCGGTTAGAGCTGAAGACGTCTCTGTCGCTGAGGCCATTCACGAGATTGTTGCCAACGGCTAA
- the LOC106358936 gene encoding proline-rich receptor-like protein kinase PERK5, translating into MADSPENSPPAPETPNAGSLSNGTSPLTSPASSPPSPDSAPPPTPTASSTPPAPPTQETSPPPSLPTSPPAVPNPPAKPQENPSPPSPQISSPVTPPAPPQAPSNQSPPPQRPSPPSPVANDDRNRINSNNREGSTPSPPSGTSENDDRNRINSNNREGSTPSGNRRSSDGGSPSPPRSISPPRNSGDSDTSSPPGEQPHQANLGLIIGVIVGAGLLLLLLMFICICCYKKKKEKRAPQVNHMHYYNNNTPFGAPNGNGGYYNNGTPQDHVVNMDHSDSSNLAGPTAPSPPAATLGHNQSTFTYDELSIATEGFSQSNLLGQGGFGYVHKGVLPNGKEVAVKSLKLGSGQGEREFQAEVEIISRVHHRHLVSLVGYCISGGQRLLVYEFLPNNTLEFHLHGKGRPVLDWHVRVKIALGSARGLAYLHEDCHPRIIHRDIKAANILLDFSFETQVADFGLAKLSQDNYTHVSTRVMGTFGYLAPEYASSGKLSDKSDVFSFGVMLLELITGRPPVDLTGEMEDSLVDWARPLCSKAAQDGDYSQLADPRLETNYDQQEMARMASCAAAAIRHSARRRPKMSQIVRALEGDMSIEDLSEGGRAAQNTHLSPGTGSSEYDTRSYSADMKKFRKLALESKEYQTGECGLNPSASNSEEMKRNPQF; encoded by the exons ATGGCAGACTCTCCGGAGAATTCACCTCCTGCCCCGGAAACCCCTAATGCAGGTTCTCTGTCAAATGGCACATCGCCGTTAACATCACCTGCTTCATCTCCACCGTCCCCTGATTCTGCTCCTCCTCCAACGCCAACAGCTTCTTCAACTCCGCCTGCACCACCGACGCAGGAAACCTCCCCTCCCCCATCATTGCCAACATCTCCTCCAGCTGTACCTAATCCACCAGCTAAACCTCAAGAGAAtccttctccaccttctcctCAAATCTCATCTCCTGTAACGCCACCTGCACCTCCTCAAGCACCATCCAACCAATCACCTCCTCCACAAAGACCATCTCCTCCTTCTCCTGTTGCAAATGATGACCGTAACAGAATCAACAGTAACAACAGAGAAGGTTCCACACCGTCTCCACCGTCTGGAACTTCTGAAAATGATGACCGTAACAGAATCAACAGTAACAACAGAGAAGGTTCCACACCGTCCGGAAACAGAAGGTCCAGTGACGGTGGCTCACCTTCACCGCCTCGGTCTATAAGCCCTCCCCGGAATAGTGGAGATTCAGACACGTCATCACCACCAGGGGAACAACCGCACCAAGCCAACCTTGGATTGATTATTGGAGTCATTGTAGGAGCAGGGTTACTGCTTCTACTTCTAATGTTTATTTGCATCTGTTgctacaagaagaagaaggagaaacgTGCTCCTCAAGTCAACCACATGCAttactacaacaacaacactcCCTTTGGAGCACCCAACG GTAATGGTGGCTATTACAACAATGGAACACCTCAAGACCATGTAGTGAACATGGATCATAGCGACAGCTCTAACTTAGCCGGTCCAACCGCACCGTCGCCTCCAGCTGCGACTCTTGGTCACAACCAAAGCACTTTCACCTACGATGAACTGTCCATTGCAACAGAAGGTTTCTCTCAGTCTAATCTGCTAGGACAAGGAGGATTTGGGTATGTTCATAAAGGAGTTTTGCCCAATGGCAAAGAAGTTGCAGTGAAGAGTCTTAAACTTGGAAGTGGACAAGGAGAACGTGAGTTTCAAGCAGAGGTTGAGATCATTAGCCGTGTCCATCATCGTCATCTTGTATCTCTAGTTGGATATTGCATCTCTGGTGGTCAAAGGCTATTGGTTTACGAGTTTTTACCTAATAACACCCTTGAATTCCATCTTCATG GAAAAGGTCGTCCAGTATTGGATTGGCATGTACGAGTGAAGATTGCATTGGGATCAGCTAGAGGCCTTGCATATTTGCATGAAGACT GTCATCCTCGAATCATCCATAGAGATATCAAAGCTGCAAATATTCTTCttgattttagttttgaaactcag gTTGCAGATTTTGGATTAGCTAAGCTATCTCAAGACAACTACACTCATGTCTCCACTCGTGTCATGGGGACTTTTGG ATACTTAGCTCCAGAGTATGCGTCAAGCGGAAAGTTATCAGACAAATCTGATGTTTTCTCATTTGGGGTAATGCTTCTTGAGCTCATAACCGGACGACCTCCAGTGGACCTAACCGGAGAAATGGAAGACAGCTTGGTCGATTGG GCAAGGCCTCTGTGTTCTAAAGCAGCTCAAGATGGAGATTACAGCCAGTTAGCAGATCCGCGTCTAGAGACAAACTACGATCAACAGGAGATGGCTAGAATGGCTTCTTGTGCAGCTGCAGCCATCAGACACTCGGCAAGAAGACGACCTAAGATGAGTCAG ATTGTACGAGCACTAGAAGGAGATATGTCAATAGAGGATCTAAGCGAGGGAGGAAGAGCAGCACAAAACACTCATTTGAGCCCTGGAACCGGGAGCTCGGAGTATGACACGAGATCGTACAGTGCAGACATGAAAAAATTCAGGAAGTTAGCATTAGAGAGTAAAGAATATCAAACCGGTGAGTGTGGCTTAAACCCATCAGCTTCAAATAGTGAAGAAATGAAGCGCAATCCTCAATTTTAA